Genomic DNA from Etheostoma cragini isolate CJK2018 chromosome 7, CSU_Ecrag_1.0, whole genome shotgun sequence:
CATGCCCCTCATTTGCTGGATTTGAGCTAAGCTTTTTAGCGCTACTATGGGGAGAGCACAGGGCTCAAAGGACAGCAGTGTTGGTTGGTGGCCGGCTAACTGGCATGGCTGGTTAAACCTGTTTTTGTCCAGTTAGTCATAATAAACGACCTATAGGGTCTAGATTTTAGACTTCTTGTTTGTACCAAAGTCCGAACCAAAATCcttcaaatattattattatatatccACAATTGGGTCTTTTTCACCATCCTTAATTTTCTGCACTTCAAGTTAGTTACCTGGTATTTCATTGCCCATTGTTGAAGGGGGATTATGGACTCTGACTGAGGCTGGATTATCGTCAGATaaacaaaacactcaaaaagcCACAGCAGGAAAGGCAGCATGTATATGTGGCACAGCTAAGGCACCCTTTTTGCTATGTGTCATAGTACCAATAAACACGGGTGTGCatgacacaaaaacagcaaaacacacagaagcagTATTTCTCAGAGTGCAGAGCAAACACCAAGGCTAAAGTTCACAATTTAGCAGTAAATTTAACATAAGTGTAGATGGTATGAGTGTCTCCACAGGGAAAACAAAGTCTAACACTTAACCCTGAGGCACctagacaggaagacaacaagTCAAGGAAACATTCTCTGTGGGAAGTGGCACATCCACAGATTTCAATGTTAGCTggagaacaaaaaaatagaaaaactttGTCCATCTTAAATCACATTTACTCGAAGATGCTGTGAAACATGCTCACACCTtctcaagttaaaaaaaacccACATACAAGGTcttaacatgcacacaaatgcaaaaccaCATATTTTTCAATTAGTTTATACATGCACAAAACCAaacattgtctgtgtgtgtatggttaGTTTGTGCGTATTTATGATGTAATGCAAGAGCAGATACTAGAATGTTATTAGTCAGCAGATGCACTGGACCACATCATTAGTTACTCTAACACCCACTTCTGCCCCCTTCTTTGTTGATGAGGCCGAGCTAAACAACTACCCTTCTcttaatacacaaacaaatacttacacatgcacacaacgTGTCCTCCTCCGCAATCCTACTGTCAACCCAACAGGAAAACGGTTTAGCGTCTCACGTCTCACAGAAAGACTTACGGGTTACCACGGACAGCGAAGCCAACAGCTGCATGTTCACAAAATtgacagaaaacagcaaagaatgCCACGCTAATTTCCACAGTTTAGCTGCTAATGATATGTCCACAAACACCAAACTAACCAATCCAGATCAAACATCAGCTCAACACCTGATATTCTGGGCAGGTTGTGAATGGCAGGGCAAAATCACAGGGTGCCAACTGTGTCACAGCAATGAGCTCAGAGCCATTTATGGCCTCCATGACTCTAACATTTAGCAGGATGCTGCAATTTGTCAGCCTCTTAGTCTGACTCACACATCCACAACAGGGACTCTCATGAAACACATTGCCATTAGGCCTAATAGTGCTGCAtcacagagctgtgtgtgtgtgtgtgtgtgtgtgtgtgtgtgcgcagtgTGAAATTGATGATGTATCTGTGGTTCCCCTCACTGCTATAAAACAACTGGTGGAAATATATGTTGACATAAAATGAAGAATAACAAGTTGGTagacaaaacatcaacatgttccTCATGTTCATCTTGTAAAAGTCCATCAAAGCCAATTCACGagactgtaaaaaacaaagaatgacaACAGACCTGGGTTACAGGGTTATTAGGCATTCAGTGAATAATAATGCCTTTAActgttttgcctttaaaaactgtgttaacaataataatgatctCTCTAAAAAGTCTCAAAAGCAAATAACTAAACCactcactttcctttttttaaaatggagaGCAGACTTTTCATATTGTGCATCAGAGCTTTTGTACCAAGAGGCACTTCATTTTCAAGGCCAGCAACTAGTGTAACTCACAAAGAACAagggaagaaggaggagggCTCTCATGTGAAGTCACTCTTTCAGTTCTGTTAACCACAAGGCATGTTGGAGAGGAAAGTAATGGTATAATCTCTGTTTTCTATGTAATTGTTTCAATAAGAGGCCTTCAACTTCCACCTACATCTCTCTCCGTCCTATCGGTGATTTATAAAGGGCATGCATTGGCATGGCTATCACTGAAAGAGAATATCTTCATGGCCACTTTTCCCCTTGAAGAATACCGTCAGTTATTACTACAGACTACTGAAAAGTGCAAACTCTCTGTAGTCTTTTATCATTATGCATAAAGTTTGGAAACGATGTCTTGGAAAGAGTGGCACTGACTTCTGAggcagtttcagtttttttttagccacaCAGTCAGACACGGATTTGAAGTCCAATCCTAATCaaacattcactcacacattaCAGACCCAAACTGCAAATACACAATATACGGACTCATACATTTGCATACACAAGCATTcacttgcacacaaacacagacacacacagcacttgCAACCAGATAAAAGAGGTGTCTGCTCTGCTCTTACCCGAGCGTTGTCATAGTAACGATGGTGTACCAGAAGGAGGCTGGGATGCTGGTGAATTTGCTGGAGCTTGAACCCTTCTCTGCGTAGAACATGACGGTAGCAAAGATAATTATGGCCATAGTTAGGGAGAAAAGCAGGAAGCCCAGCTCCGAGGCACAGCTCTTCAGCGTGTAGCCCAGGATGCGCAGGCCCTGCGAGTGACGGGAGAACTTAAAGATGCGGAATACGCGGAAAACACGGAGTGTCACAAAAGCGCCACTCACATCCTCGTTGTCAGTCATCACCAGGCCGATGTAGTAGGGCAAGATGGCCACCACATCAATGATGCTCATGACAGACCTCATGAAGCGGTAGCGGCTCGGGGCAGCAAACAAGCGCATCAGGTACTCCACTGTAAAGATCATGACACAGGCCGTATCCATGCAGAAAAAGGCCACGGTGTAGCGCACACCACATGGCACTTCCTTCTGATTGGGCGACGAGCCGCAGGGCACCGTCTCCACCACATTGGTGATGACAGAGACAGCAATGAAGAAGCCAGTGACGTAGTAGAAGACAAGGGCCATGGTGGAAGTGTGGGGGTTTTCGAAAGCCCGCCACATAGTCTCCCTAAAAGTCATGTTGGGCAGCTTAGCGTCCTTTTTGTCCTCCTGGTCATCCATTAGACGCTCTGCGTTCTCCCTCTTCCTGTCCTTGAACTCTTCGTAGCAGCAGTCACCGATGATCTCTGAGATGATGCCAAAGAAAGCCAGCTCCTCCTCATAGGACGAGATGCACTCATAGCGTGGATAGTGGAGCTTGCCTGTGCGATAGAAGTTGAGCACGTTGCGGAACACGTCAGGGTCCCGGTCAAAGAAGTACTCTTTGGTCTCCTCGTTGTAGAAGAACTCCTTCTCTGAGCTCCCCAGCAGGGTGTCTGGAAAGCGGTCTAGCGTATTCCTCCAGGTCTCGAAGCGCCGTCCACTGACATTAAGAATGATTAGCTCATCCTGACGCTTGTTCTTCTCGGTGGGAGCCACTGGCATGGGCAAATTGGCAACAGGCATCCAGCCGATTGCTGCTGCCCTGGCAAAGGGAAGCCATGCCGCTACTCCTGCCGCCATGCTGTGTCCGGCTTGGGGCGTCGAGGGGGAACAAGTCCAGCACCTTCACAACCAGCTTGACATCAGCTCATTCACCCTCTAAAAGGGAAGAGAATGAGAATCTGTATGGTTATGGACAGGGGTGCtcattgatgatgatgatgatcatgatgATCAGGAGAGTGAGAGCAAATGATGACcaattcaaaaatgaaatgggaTTAGAATTTGGATCAATTAATGTTACAGATGTGAGGATAAGGATCATAAAAGAAGAGCAAGTAAATAAATGGAATGAACATTACaatgaagatgaaaatgaaCAATACAACTCATATCCTAAATAGCAGTCTTGCTGAGACAGCAATAAAGTATCTTCACTGGAAATCAAATTTAACATCACACTTAAGGTGAGAAACCTTTACAGTGCACACTAGAAAGTATAGTTGATGTAGTTATATCGCTATATAGTTGACTACAGTTGATTGCAGGGACATACTGCAAGTTTCAATAAGCATCATCTTCCACACTTTAAGGCAATATTTCTCAAATTCCTGCTATTAGGTTATAGATAAGAAGCAGGACCACTGCTTACTGCAGGTTAtagtttagaaaaaaattgaaggCAAACAAAGCAACGGCATCATAAAATTGTctagtttatgtttttgtacatttatattttggCACATTTACAAGGTTGTAGAGAGACACAAGCGAGATATTAGAAACCTGTTGAGTTCTAGATACAGAACAGAACATGCATATTCgttttacttaaaaataaatgaaagaagtCAATAATTATTCAAGTCAAATTCACGATTTAATTTAGCAGCATGTACCCCGCTTCcaaataagcattttttttacgATACTTGATGACAAATTGGCCACTACCCTCAACGCGGACAAAGCAAAAGCGATTCATTTTGTCGAACAGTTGataactaaacacagctgattcTGACAGCTTTATCTTCGATTCCTCAACTCACCGATTCAAAATTCTCCATCCGAAGAAACAGGAGCTTCTTCCAGAGCAGTTTAATTACAAGATGTAGGTTTGGTTATTTCTGAAAGCGTGTctgggggggtggagggggggaaaTTACCAGGAAAGAAGAAGTTATTGAGCGAAGAGTAGATTTACATTAGACAAACGCTACTAGCCAAGGTAAAAGCGGAAAAGTACAGGAGACGGACGTACCACAGCTGTCTTAATTCAGTTCCCATTATGCGAGTGGAGACATGATAACAGGACTCCGACGTGAAGACCGTCTTTCGTTGGCTTTTCGGGATGAGTGGTGGGAAGATACGGAGAAGGAGGagcgcgctctctctctctctctctcactcactcactcactcactcactctctcttgctccaactctctctctctctctctctctctctctctctctctctctctctgcgcagGGTGGACTGTGGATAAAATCTGCATTTGTCAGAAACCGCAAAAAGTGTTTTACGCATtcatgaaaacctttttttttttttaaatgataggCCTACACCCCTCCTTCGTGACTCAGAATGAATTGGCAAAGGAATTTCCTCTCCTCAGTGGGAATATAACCTCATCCAACAATGTATGCATGAACCAAAATACCAATTTCACATATCAAAGGCAACTGCTGTCAGCGCAGGGCCGTAGCTGAGGATTCAACAGCCCCTGAAACAAGATCCTCTTGGATGCTTTGAGCCTTTGAGCGTGAGGGAATCAAGACTGGAAAGTTGTGGGTCAGACAGCCAAACAAACGGCTGAACACCCTGTAAAGCTCTGTAAActgaggggagctgcagattcaggtgaTTATTCTCTGGTGGTTTATATAAACGACCCCTTTCACATTTTCATCTGACACATTAATATAACATGATTATAGGAGCCTTAAATATCCCTCCTTTTAATTAACAATTTGTCCCTTGTTGGATTAATAAAGTTtttgaatcacattttttgtggaCTCTCCTAAACTGTGGATCCAAACTGATCCAGAGGGAAACGTACTCAAACCCAATGTTCATAGTCAATTTTGATTCAAGAGACCCAGTCGGAACAGACCCAAGGATAATTAGATCTGAACAGACCCAAATAGAGAGAGAATGCTGCTGCAGTCCAAAAGAGCAGCAATTTTGATAATGCCCAAAGAACAAATGCAAAATTGTGGAAAATTATTCCAAAGGTAATTTGTTTATAAGCGTCACCGActaatagaaaaaataaaatgacctaTGCTTAGCAACTGCTCCAACGATAAAACATTCTGTAGCCAACTGGAAGAGATAAACAGGAGATCATTTGACTGTCATTGTGAAACTAATTTCTAAATTTGCTAATAATAATTGTCATTGAATAACATAAATCCTATACAGAGGCTATTCATTTGGAAAGTGATTAAGATGCACAATGTGATCAGAGGGCATTACTgtacacagtacagtaacaCCCAGACCTGAGACTAATGTAAGTAAAACAGACCTCTGGGGTCCAGTGGATCTCCACACTCTTCCTTTCAAAGTCTTACTAAACGGTACAAAGCAGATACACAACACATTACTTTAATGGGGGACACCAAACCTAGCTGCAATAAAAAGAACTGcataaaataacatgtttctGTATCTCTTTAGAGAGCAGAGTCTAGTTAATGGTACATCTCGATCCTTGATATTTTCAGTTTGCGTTCTTTTCTTGGGGCTACTGGATGACTACAGAGTCTGGTAATCATCTCTAGATGTAAGTTTACTCATGAAAGCAAAGCAGAACAATAGGGCTCCAGTGGAAAAGCTCTTAGAGCAATCACTGGCTGCATTGAAGAGAAGCAGGTGCAGCACGTACAGTAAGTCAAAACGCTCAGTCTTACTCAGCTTATGCAAAATCCTCTTCCTTTTACACCGCACAATACTGTATAGTCTATGTAATTCCTCTGGGCATGTGGAAAACTCATACTGTACTGGGTAAGTTAATGTAATTCTGATGGACATGGAGGAGTTGATCTAGTTTGACCTTTTCAGTGCTTTACTCAAACACGTCAATCAAGCCACACAGCGTCAGTGCTAAAGCTCATAACTGGGAGGAGAACAATTTGTGCGAGAACATGGTCATCTATATTCAGACTGTGtcaatgtctctctcttcccaCATTATTCAATGCTTTGCAGAACAATATGCAGCCCTAATTGAGTCAACAGGGATCCTATCCGAACAATACATACAGTCCACAGAATATCAATAGGGTCATGAAACACAACTCAGGCACACTGCAACACATATGGGTATCCTATTATGGTTATGGATATACAGTGCccaatatataaaatgtatacgGTATGGTGTGCAGAAGCACCACATCACTCACCATAAAGTCACTCACTTGCTTGTTTAAAAGCTTACAAATTGCTAGTTATTTAAACATACAgccaaacacattcaaacacgcacacagactTGTTCATGCCTCTGTGCCCTTGTAAAGCTATCCTTAGAAGCACCTTTGACTCAATGAAGTCCCTGGCGGTAAACTGGCCCCTTCATAAAATACCGAATGGCCAAAATGACCTTACCTTGTGAAAAATGTCCCCACTCCTTAaactatatagtatataatataactaaataacacacacacacacacaaacacacacacacacatacaatcactcaaacacataaacacaaaacgCACTCAGCTGCACGGAGACTGGCCTTTTCAAACGATGAGTCTGTGAGCGGTTCCAATAACTCAAATGTCACTGAACAACAAGGTGGGTTGAATTTCACGGTCAACTGCCCTCTGTAATTATCTGAAGACACtacactaaaattaaaaatcctttcAGTCCTAGAGTGCCTCAAGAAACAAACAAGTTAGTAATAGTGACAAAACTTGGAGGATTGGTTGagtaagtaggtccattttacAGTGGTCCAAAGAGAGACAGGTGCAAAAGTGATAAAATCATTCCAAGAAGCAAATCTGCACCTAGTCCACCACCTTAAAATACTGTGTTAAATATGAAGTTACATCCAGCAGCTAGCTGTCACAGCTTTGCATCCATGTTGTATATTGTTTGTGGTATTGTACAGATTTGAGATGTATCAATCTCAAATGTTGCTCTTATACTGCTTGAGCTGTTGTTTCTTTGAAGGAGGAATAATTggttatatgtttttttatatgcGGGGTTCTGAATCACGGGGAGGATACACAAATTATATTTCACACGCTTTAGTAACCAGTGGCGTGGTAAGAAAATTTCACTAAGTGGAGCCACGGCTTTATGCAGGTCTGTGTATTTTGGCCGTCTCCTTACATTTGCAGCTGTGACCCGGGATGCCACAGGTAGTCACTCAGCGGTAAAGTTTACATAGTAAGTCTCATTTTGTGGGATTGATTTTCTAATTAAATTTATGATATTCGTTAACATAGCGTCCCCCTCAAATTGTGCACAATGCAAAGTTGATTAGTGGGCAACACACAAgtgtattattattcattttaaataaatatgtacatttgAGTACACACTCAACAGATGCATGAATCTTTATGTGGGAAGCCCTCTGCTCTTGCATTATTTTCATTCTTAATAACATGTTAAACACAAATGTGATACGTGTGGAATCGAAGCAGAAACGGCTTTCCTAACCTGATGCcgttttcatgtgtgtttgtgccttaCAGCAATGATTACTGTAACCTCTTTTGTGAAAGATGCAACTTCAAGGTTTTCTGGTGGCCCCCGAAGGGCAAACAGCTCTGATCTAATGAGCACAGTTTAGTGAGAAAAATGCTGAGGTAAAGGTGATAATTAATTCCCATCCTCTATCGGGCTCACTGCTGTTACTTTGATACCTCTGCTGACTCCTGACTGCTGATGGCCACCTCGAggctggtacacacacacacacacacacacacacacacacacacacacacacacacacacacacacacacatgcacgaatgcacacacacagagcagaaagTAGAATAAACACAATTGCATATAGATGTGCTGTTGGCCCCATTCCAGCACCCATAGAGCAGCAGACCCTGCCTGCACCCATTCCAACCCTGTAAAATGTCACGCTTTTTCAAACGCCCAAACGGAGTTGGCTCTCACGAAGGGAGCAGTGCTGCCAAAGCAAGCTCTGTGTATTACTTCAAATCAACTTTTGATTTGACTGGCTATCACCGTGCACTGTTTAGTTCTTACTTATCATTTGAGTAAGATGGCTAGACTAAACTAACGAACAATAGTTAATTCCATCTAGGTAGGTACATGTCCATGTTATGCAGGAGCCAACACTGTAGTCGCAATTAACAAACAGGCTGGAGAAACATTTTCACCCTCAGACAGGGATGCTGCTGAGAGAAAAGCCCTGAAACTCACCTCTGACTTTCTACTCCCAGCTTTCTCTTTCATCATTCTGCTCCTCGGTGCAGAGCAATCAGAGGTGTAAAGAGGTCATTGATATTCCAGACATCTACTGACTCTCACACAAAATCTGGCACCAACACACACCCAACCTTCCTGTAAACACATGCAGACCCTACAGAAGCATGTTGCAATGTGTTCAAGAAATGTGGTAGTCTGTGTTCTTTCATCACAGACATCTGTGTATTCATTAGTGATGTATCATACCTGATCATCTCCCATTTGACCTATGGAACATGTCTACAAACCTAGACCTTTTTGATACCTGTTCTACCTATAGCAACCTTTACGTATTACAATGATTAATTTTAGCGTCACACATTTGCTAGTTGTGTTGATGAGCTGGTCGTTTGGGAGACAGGACACTCATTTCAAACCCCCCAGTTCAATTTGATAAAAATGATGTATAAAAAGAATAGGTTTGTGTATCCCCAATGCAGGAAAATTAATTACATAAGCAGACGACTGGACGGTATGGTAGCACAATGGTATGACAGCATAAGTTTTGATTTGCCCTTTGTCTTCAACTTTAGAGACACTAACAGCTGACAAAGCGAAAAGAAATACCTTCTTTAATTGATTTTGAAGTGTTTCTCACAGAGCATTACGTGCTATTATATTGTGATGAGTGCATTATAATGAAATTAGAACCTGATTCAGAATACATTAACATTATGGATATGGCATTATGCAATTAGGTCTGCATTAGCCTTGCATTTCTTCTGACTGGTTTTCTTACTGAGAACCCTAAAGCAACATTATGTAACTATTTTAACTTAAGGGATACTTTGCCAATACTCAACCAACTTTGTGTTATAATAATGTTGTTAGCATATGTAAAGGAACTTTGTCAAACTTCTCTACGCATTACCAGTGGCCATATCTCCCTTGGAAACTACCAAGTGACGCAAAACAAATAACTTGGTGTTTTCTGCCAAAGCTATGGCTGTTTCTGAAACTGCAGCTTCAGGACTTGGAGATccccgccagtgtttcagtttgactgttaaaaagtgtttagacaatttaaaggtatttatttagaagcGGGCAGGCTGGTTAGTTAGCTACcgctagcttgctattccaccaagCTTCATGC
This window encodes:
- the kcnd3 gene encoding potassium voltage-gated channel subfamily D member 3 isoform X2 yields the protein MAAGVAAWLPFARAAAIGWMPVANLPMPVAPTEKNKRQDELIILNVSGRRFETWRNTLDRFPDTLLGSSEKEFFYNEETKEYFFDRDPDVFRNVLNFYRTGKLHYPRYECISSYEEELAFFGIISEIIGDCCYEEFKDRKRENAERLMDDQEDKKDAKLPNMTFRETMWRAFENPHTSTMALVFYYVTGFFIAVSVITNVVETVPCGSSPNQKEVPCGVRYTVAFFCMDTACVMIFTVEYLMRLFAAPSRYRFMRSVMSIIDVVAILPYYIGLVMTDNEDVSGAFVTLRVFRVFRIFKFSRHSQGLRILGYTLKSCASELGFLLFSLTMAIIIFATVMFYAEKGSSSSKFTSIPASFWYTIVTMTTLGYGDMVPKTIAGKIFGSICSLSGVLVIALPVPVIVSNFSRIYHQNQRADKRRAQKVQKARLARIRISKEGSSNAFLDSKRNGLFNEALEFTSSTEEEQRLTKSTSLLESQHHHLLHCLEKTTNHEFVDEQYYQQSYLEAGLQNYSSRSPSLSSHDGVTGTCCTRRSKKHHTPLPNASGPAHMQPLTHTHTHQQGLQELSTIHIQPLTTSRSSLNMRVDDPASMNCQSSQITTAIISIPTPPVTTPEGDAHLPAGPIHQNVVKVSAL
- the kcnd3 gene encoding potassium voltage-gated channel subfamily D member 3 isoform X1, whose product is MAAGVAAWLPFARAAAIGWMPVANLPMPVAPTEKNKRQDELIILNVSGRRFETWRNTLDRFPDTLLGSSEKEFFYNEETKEYFFDRDPDVFRNVLNFYRTGKLHYPRYECISSYEEELAFFGIISEIIGDCCYEEFKDRKRENAERLMDDQEDKKDAKLPNMTFRETMWRAFENPHTSTMALVFYYVTGFFIAVSVITNVVETVPCGSSPNQKEVPCGVRYTVAFFCMDTACVMIFTVEYLMRLFAAPSRYRFMRSVMSIIDVVAILPYYIGLVMTDNEDVSGAFVTLRVFRVFRIFKFSRHSQGLRILGYTLKSCASELGFLLFSLTMAIIIFATVMFYAEKGSSSSKFTSIPASFWYTIVTMTTLGYGDMVPKTIAGKIFGSICSLSGVLVIALPVPVIVSNFSRIYHQNQRADKRRAQKVQKARLARIRISKEGSSNAFLDSKRNGLFNEALEFTQLPYKMNLSNQSSTEEEQRLTKSTSLLESQHHHLLHCLEKTTNHEFVDEQYYQQSYLEAGLQNYSSRSPSLSSHDGVTGTCCTRRSKKHHTPLPNASGPAHMQPLTHTHTHQQGLQELSTIHIQPLTTSRSSLNMRVDDPASMNCQSSQITTAIISIPTPPVTTPEGDAHLPAGPIHQNVVKVSAL